The stretch of DNA GACAAGGGGAAAAAGATAGCCAATTACTTTAAACCGTTACTTACCGTAAACCCGTCCACCAGCGGCTATTACTGGAAGTATTTCCCCGGTCATTCTTCGTACGGTAATGTTATTGAAGATTTAAGTCACTCTACGCTAGGTGCCGAGTTTGCTTACCTGGCTTATAAAAACGGTATCTATAATAGTACAGACATGCAAAGACTAGCTAATACTGCCAATAAGACCCTGGCTAAAAGTAATGGTTCTGTCGCCAATCGCTTAGATGGCAGCGGTGTCAGCACCCAGCCCGGATTATATTTACACTGGTTGTGGTTTGAGCCCTGGGCGCCATCTATTTTAGATAAGGCCTATAATATCGTTAAAAGCAGGACTTCAACATATCCTATGGAACTTACCGGGATAGCCATGTTAAACTATTTTAATTCCCACGGGGATGTCCCTGCTCCCGGTCCAGACCCTGAACCGGATCCGGATCCTGAACCGACACCACCAACAGATACCCAGCGGCCTGTGGTTAAAATAAACGCACCGGCCAGTGGCGGACAGTTAAATGGCACTGCAGTATTCCAAGTTTCTGCCAGCGATAACGTTGGTGTGGACAACCTGGTCCTGGGCTACGGACCAAGTGCAAACGGCCCGTGGACCGAGGTAAAAGGCGCTTCTGAATTGAAAAGCGGCACCGATGCCAGCGGTAATTGGCAGCTAAGCTGGGATGTCTCCGGCCTCAAAGACGGCACTTACTATGTGTTGGCCAGGGCCACAGATGCAGCCGGCAATATGGGCTTCTCAACCCCGTTCTCTTACGAAGTGAAGAACACTGTTCCCGATACCCAGCGGCCTGTAGTTAAGATTACCGCACCGGCCAGCGGCGCACAATTAAATGGTACTGCGGTGTTCCAGGTTACTGCAAGCGATAACGTTGGTGTGGACAACCTGGTCCTGGGATACGGACCAAGTGCAAACGGCCCGTGGACCGAGGTAAAAGGCACTTCTGAGTTGAAAAGCGGCACCGATGCCAGCGGTAATTGGCAGCTAAGCTGGGATGTCTCCGGCCTCAAAGACGGCACTTACTATGTGTTGGCCAGGGCCACAGATGCAGCCGGCAATATGGGCTTCTCAACCCCGTTCTCTTACGAAGTGAAGAACACTGTTCCCGATACCCAGCGGCCTGTGGTTAAGATTACCGCACCGGCCAGCGGCGCACAATTAAATGGCACTGCGGTGTTCCAGGTTACTGCAAGCGATAACGTTGGTGTGGACAACCTGGTCCTGGGATACGGACCCAGCGCAAACGGCCCGTGGACCGAGGTAAAAGGCGCTTCTGAGTTGAAAAGCGGCACCGATGCCAGCGGTAACTGGCAGCTAAACTGGGATGTCTCCGGCCTCAAAGACGGCACTTACTATGTGTTGGCCAAGGCCATAGATGCAGCCGGGAATATGGGCTTCTCGGCACCGTTGACCTACGAAGTAAAGAATCAGGCCCAGGCCCCGGCACCAGCGGGTAACCTGATTGAAAATGGTGACTTTAGCGCTGGTCTGCAGGGCTGGCTGAACAAGAATAACTCAGCCAAAATTAGCCGTGATTCCAGCGGTAATCCGGCATTAACCAATACGTTCAACTACGATTTTTTCCAGGAAATCAACCTACAGCCCGGCAATTATAAACTAAATGCCCGGACCTATGCGGGTACTTCCCAAAAAGCAGCTATGATTGTAATTATGTTTTATCACCGTGACGGCAGCCATACAACAGATTACGTATTCAAGCACCAGCATACCGGCAAGGGCTGGCAATCCATAAATGAAATGAATATAAAAGTACCGGCCACAGTAGTTAAGGCCAGGATATTCCTGACCGTGGAGTCGGGTGATAACGGTTACCATCACTTTGATGATGTAACATTAACAGCAGTTAAGTAAAGTATTACTAAAACGCGGGTGGCAAAATTATGCATGAAAATTGTTCATAAACATGTTAAAGGGGGCGTTTGCTTAACGCCCCCTTTAATTAATTTACAGGGATATACAGTATTTGACCAACTTCAAGGCGATTGGGGTCTATAATATTGTTTTCATCGATTAAAGTATCCAGATTGACCCCAAATTGTTCGGCTATTGCGGATGCTGTATCTCCGGCTTTTACTACATATTCGGTATGGTTATCCAGATATCCACGTGAATTTTCTGTTTGGGTCTGTGTTAAATCTTTTAATTCCTCATCAGTGGCTAATTTCATAGATATGTCGTCGAAGTCACAGGCTACGGAACTGGAGTCATCATTGGCCAGCAGGTAGATTCTGGCCTGGTGAATACCGGCGGGTATCCTAATAACTTCGGTTACATCATTCCATTCATTGTTCGTGTGAAAGCGCACAATATTATAAAATTCCGGAATCCTTAGACCCTGGTCATCTAAAAAGATTACTTTTATGCGGGTAGGCACCTGATTATCCGGTGTTCTGGTTTTAGCCCTAATCACATAGGTCTTTTCAGGTTCCACCTCAAGCTGCTGGTAAAGGCTCCAGTTATATCCGTTCCTTAGAAATTTATTATTTTCTTCTTCGTTAATTAAAGAAGATTCTCCAATCCAACCAAATAACCCCAGTTCAAAATCACCGTTAGTTAATAATTCATTTTGGTCCACTTGCATGTTTTTACGATCACCTATGGCACTGTTTCTAATAATTACAATATTATCAAAGCAATGATAGCCTTTAGGGTCATTGGTTAACAGGTGTATTTTAGTTATCGCGGCCTTATCGGGTATAGCAATATATTGTTGGGCAATATCTTCCCAACCGGTGCCAGCATGGGTATGCCTGATATCATAATATTGAAGCAGTTTATTTCCATTAATATCATGGAATGTAAAAACAATTCTGGCCGGCCCCTCCGCAGTTCCCTTCTTGGTTTGCGCATTTATTTGATAGGTCGTATGTGGAAGCAAGTTCATATCTTGCCTGATATCCCAACTGGCGTTGTTAATTATATAATGATTATTATTTTCATCCTGTTGTATTGCATATCTATTGTTCCAACCAACACCACCTTGTTCAAAATCACCATTAATAATAACAGGTTTTTCTAAGAAGATGCTATCAGGATCCTCGATATTGTCCGGTGCATTCTCAACAACATCATTTGGATTGGTTACAGAATTGGCTGGAGACTGGGAATCAAGTTTGTTATAAATAAAATAGAGGACTGCCAGAGCAAAAATTGCGGTTAAAACTATAACTATTAAACTTTTTCCTTTAATCTTTTTTCTCCTCCTTTTAATTAAAATATAGAAAAACAGGAACGGATAATTTACATTATGCTTTTATAGTCAGTTATGACATTAAACATCAACATGCAGTAAATGGAAAAACAATGTTACGATATGATCAGCTAATTACTTAATCTTTAGGTTCCTGTTTTCGCAAGCGCCCGGCCACCGCAAGCAGGTTTTTCAGATCTTGGGGATAAAACATAGTATTAATAACCAGCGTAACAGTGACCGCAATGAATGTGATTTCGCAAGCATAAATACACCATTTCACATAGTTGTCTATAACCATATCGGGTAGAAATTTTGCCAAAGTAACAGTGATTATAACTGCTAAAATATTTACTATGCATCTATTAGCGAACTGCCACATACTCCTGTGCAATATATGCTTTGAAAGATACATTACATACTGGATCGTTCTAAAAAGCATGGCGCACAGAGTTGCAATGGCAACTCCTATTAAGCCATAAAGTATTACTAAAGCAACAGATAATATAATATTGATAAATGCTTCAACAAAGGCGCCGTTTCTCGTTTGTTTAAAATGACCCGCAGCCAGTGTCACAACATGATATGGAAGTCTAATGCAATATATTGCCTCCGCTAATGTTAAAATATAGGCAAACGCCGGCCGGTAGTAATTAACATCAGATATACCGCTTATATATACCGATACAAAGGGCAGCACCAGTAAACCCACACTGGTGAACAAGATAGTGGTAACAACAAATGAAATAAACTCATACAAGCGAAAATTTTTGTCCAATGCCACTGTTTCATTTTTGGCGATTATATTGCCAAAACCAGCTTCCAAACCAGATGAAAAAGTGGTCATTATTTTTTCTATCCCAGAAACCACCATATAGTATACTGAATACACCGATACTTCTTTAATGTTTGTGAATAATGTCAGCACCACTACATCCGCGTGCGTATGCAAAAAAAAAGCTAAATGATGCCCAAGCCCATCCCACCTTTGTTTAATCGCCATATTATCGGCGGCACAGTTGCTGATTATTTTGTATTTCCTCTTGACATAAATATTTAGCATAACCGGTCTGATGATAAGTATAATTGCGCTGCCGAGCATTACAATGTGGATACCGGCTCCGATTTCAACAAGAATTATCACTAAAACCGTATTAATAATTGTCGTAAATATTTGCAACATTGAAGCTATATACCTTTTCTGATCCGCCTGCAGTAAAACTTGGTAGGTGATGCCAAAATAATATTGTACAAATGTACTGGCACCGATAATTAACACCAGTATAAAAGTAAACAGCCATTCAAAATCATTCCCTACCAAAAACGGGAATAGTCCTGCGACAAGTAGGGAGTATCCAATAAATATTAACGCTATTATTTTAAAAAAATTTTCCGTCGCTTTAACGATAGCACTAACCGAATCTGAATTATTATTTGCCAATGGTTTATAAAGGGCTGCTCTCACAACACCGCCCACACCAAACTCAAGCAGAGTAATATACCCTAAAAACTGTTTTATGGAGTATACCAACCCATTAACACTTGAACCAAATGATCCTATGATCAGTCTTGGGATGATAAAACCACAGATTATTGTCAGTATCTGTAATGCCAATGAGGCTACGGTATTATACAATGCTTTTCTGCTGCGCATGTTAAACTCTTCCTTCAATGTTTTACGGAAAAGAAAAACTTGGCGATATACTTCAAGTAGGCAAGATTACGCTTAACCGCAAATGGGGCCAGCTTAACGGACTGCCAGTATATTGCTATTGTTTTTCTTCTATCACCCAGTAGAAGATAAAATGGAGTGAGCATCATCAGCCGTACACTTTTAGCCTTCCTGTGGGTATTTAAGTAGTCCTCATATTTTTTATTAATGGCCTGTATACCTTGAAGCTTACTTTCAGGATTTGTGCTAATTCTCTCTCCGTCATGAGCATAATAAATAACCAGTGGCTCATCTACAAAATTAACCTGATACTTAAGCGATATTCTCAGCCACATATCGTGGTCTTGCGATGATCGCATAGCGGTATCAAACAGCCCGCATTCTTCAAAGCACTCCCGCCTGACCAAAACAAAAGAAGTTGAGCCGATAAAGTTGCTTAATATTAAATCGTCAAAAACGCTGCCAACCAAATTTTGCCCGGGAATCAACCTGGTGGTTTGAGTTGTGGCATCAAAAATTTTATATCCACAATATACAATACCAATACTTGGACCGGTCATCTTAGCCATTTGCTTGTGCAGTTTTTCCGGCAACCATTCATCGTCATCATCCAAAAAGGCAATAAATTTCCCCCTGGAAGCCTCAATGCCCGTGTTTCTTGCCGCACAGCCGCCCATGTTTTGCTCATGTTTAATATAGCTTACGCGACGATCATTCAAGCTTTTTATCGTTGCTTCAACCGCTCCCCGTTCAGCAAAATCAGCCGGACTATCATCTACAACTATTATTTCTATATTTTTGTAGGATTGGTTTATCACACTCTCCAAAGCTCTCTTCACCATTGGCGGTGGACGTTTATATGTAGGAATTACCACACTGATCAAAGATTCTTCCATAATAAGCAAGCCTCTCCCGGGGATTCATTACCAGCCTGAGTTATAATACGTTAAAATGAACAAGGATGTTACAAAACCGGGGGCAGGACAGGGGGACGTTTCGTTTGTCTCATCCAATGGTGAGACATAAGGGGACGAGACTGGGGGTTGTTTCATTTGTCTTAACAGATGGGGAACAGTGGTGGACGGGAAAGTTTCATTTGACTTGGGGGGAGGGAATTCAAAGGGACACAAAGACGAGATAATAGGAGTTTTCGTTTGTCTTTGAAATGAAATAACGATTACGGAAAGGTGGTGGGGCGGAACAAGAACGTTTCCACCTAAGACACACGAAACGCCCCCCTGTCTCCCCTTAACGTTAACCAGTATCAATAATTAGGTTTACATTTACTTTGTACTTTGGTAATATTTATTAAAGGCTTTTTATTATCAATTAATCGTCAACCTGAAAGACTAATACAGTTAACAATCCCATAAGGAAATGGCAATGAAACGAACCTAATCAGAAGGCAGGCTTTTATTGAAGTTTAAAAGGAGCATATATGGAATTTATAAAAGAGGAGTTAACCAGTCTCAAACAATACGGCATTTACCGCGACCTTAAAACGATGGTCGAATCCCAGGCCCCCCGCACAATGGTTAACGGCAAAAAGTGCATCTTATTATCGTCTAATAATTACCTGGGGTTAACTGAACACCCGGATTTAATAACAGCCGCCAGGAATGCTATAAGTATTTGGGGCACAGGTGCGGGGGGTTCCCGTTTAATCAGCGGCAATTTCAGGATCCATGAAGAACTGGAGGAAACCATTGCCCACTTTAAAAATACAGAATCAGCAATTGTCTTTAATAGCGGTTACATGGCTAATATGGGAACGATAACCGCGCTGGCCGGAAAAGAGGACATCATCTTCAGCGATGAGTTAAATCATGCCAGCATCATTGACGGCTGCCGGCTTAGCCGGGCAAAAACCAGAATATACCCCCATAAAAACACCGGTGTCCTTGAAAAATTATTACAAAAGTCTACCGGTTACCGACGGCGTCTTATAGTAACTGACGGGGTTTTCAGTATGGACGGCGATCTGGCCCCGTTACCCCGTTTAGTAGATTTGGCAGAAAAATATAACGCTGTATTAATGGTAGACGATGCCCATGCGACCGGAGTATTGGGGCGCCGGGGTGCCGGATCGGCGGAACATTTCGGTTTGGAAGGAAAAATTACTATCCAAATGGGTACCTTAAGCAAGGCAATAGGGAGCACAGGCGGCTATGTCGCCGGCTCCCATGATTTAATTAATTACCTTAGAAATAAAGCACGTAGCTTTATTTTCTCCACTGCTCTTCCCCCTTCTGTAATCGCCACTGGATTAGAGGCTTTTAGGGTTTTACAAAAATACCCCCGGATTCGGGAAAATCTACATAATAACGCTTTCTACCTCAGAACCGGATTAACGCAAATGGGCTTTACAATTCTATCCGAAGAATCACCCATAATACCTGTATTAATAGGTGATGCAAATAAGACGATACAAATGGCCCAATTACTTTTTTCCCTGGGCGTATTTACCCCGGGAATTAGGCCGCCCACAGTGCCGCCAGGTACGAGTAGAGTAAGGGTTACAGTGATGGCCACGCACACCCGGGAAGAATTGGACACGGCCTTGCACGCCTTTGCGCAGGCCGGCCAAACACTGGGCGTTATCTAATATTTCTTGGATTGTTTTTGGGGAACCAGCTATAGAGCTAATTATCAACCAAAATCTTCTCATGCGGCGTTCCACAACCTAGATGAACATCAGCCTGATGCCATTTTTCATTAAGACTACTTTATGGATAGGAGCGAAAACCATGCATGGTTTTTTTATCACCGGAACCGACACCGGTGTGGGTAAAACCGCCATTACCGCCGGACTGGCGGCAAATCTTAGACAAAGAGGACTTAACGTAGGAGTTATGAAGCCACTTCAAACAGGCAGTCAAAAAGCCGAACAAGGCTGGATTTCCATTGACGCCTTATATTCCATGCAGGTAGCAGGAATTACCGATCCTATGGAATTGGTCAGCCCATACTGTCTGGAACCACCTATGGCACCGCGCCTAGCGGCTGAAATTTCGGGTATTAATATTGAATTGGAAAAAATCAGCCGTGCTTACCGGGAGTTGTGCAATAGACATGAATTTATGTTGGTGGAAGGTGCCGGCGGCATCATGGTGCCTATTACAGGCCGTTTTCTAATGGCCGATTTGGCTAAATTGCTTGATTTACCAGTGTTAATCGTGGCTAGGCCTGGCCTGGGAACGGTTAATCATACATTACTAACTGTCGAATACGCAAAATCAAGTGGCCTTCGAGTCGCTGGAATTATTATCAACGATTTCAAGCAAAGTGAGGCCGGCACGGTAGAAAAGACAAACCCTGATCTAATTGAAGAGTTAGCCCAAGTCCCTATAGTCGGCATAATACCTCATGACAACGATTTGGATGTGGATACATATAACCCGGGCCAGGTCACTAAACTGGTTGGGGAAGGAATCAATTGGAAAAAGTTTATTAGCCTGCTTACTAACTAAAAGTTAAATTAGGAGGATTACAGTGAAGAATTATAAACCAGAACAATTAGAACGATGGGATAAGCAATATGTTTGGCACCCTTTTACCCAAATGCGCCAATGGCAAAAGGAAAGGCCGCTAATAATTGAAAAAGGTGAAGGCAGCTATCTTTATGATGTAGAGGGCAACAAATACCTGGATGGCATCTCCTCGCTGTGGGTTACTGTACACGGGCACCGAAAAAGGGAAATTAACCAGGCCATTATTGAACAATTGGACAAACTGGCCCACAGCACAATGCTAGGCCAAGCCAATATAACATCAACTTTATTGGCTCGTAAATTGGTAGAAATAACACCAGAGGGACTTAATAAGGTTTTTTATTCCGAAAGTGGATCCACCGCAGTGGAGATTGGGCTTAAGATAGCTTACCAGTACTGGCAGCAACAAGGAGAAGAAAAAGATAAGGACAAGCGTAAATTCGTGTCTTTAGTAAACGCTTACCACGGGGATACTATCGGTTCGGTAAGCGTTGGCGGCATTGACCTATTCCATAAAATATTTGCGTCGTTGTTATTTGAAACTATAAGCGCACCGTCTCCCTACTGTTATCGCTGCCCCCTGAATTTAAGTAAAGAAAATTGCTCAATGGAATGCGTTAATGAGATGGAGTCCCTTTTAGACCGCCATCACCATGAAATAGCCGGGGTGGTGATAGAACCCGTGGTGCAAGGAGCGGCTGGTATGCTTGTTGCGCCGGATGGCTATTTAGCTAAAGTAAGGGAACTTTGCAACCGATATAATGTTTTGCTTATTGCCGATGAAGTGGCTGTAGGGTTTGGGCGTACCGGGAAAATGTTTGCCTGTGCTCACGAAAATGTAAGCCCGGATATAATATGTCTGGCCAAAGGAATTACCGGCGGCTACCTGCCCCTAGCAGCTACTATGACCACCAACGAAATATATAATGCTTTTCTGGGGGAAGTATACGAATGTAAAACCTTTTATCACGGGCATACCTACACCGGAAATCCAGTGGCCTGTGCCGCCGCCCTGGCCAACCTGGAACTATTCGAAAAGGACAAATTAATTGAAACTTTACAGGGAAAAGTTACTTTATTCACGGAAGGTCTAAAAAGATTTAAAGAGCTACAACACGTTGGTGATGTACGTCAAAAGGGGTTAATGGCAGGCATTGAAATCGTGGAAAACACTGCCACCAAAGAACCATTTCCGGTAAAATACAATATCCCCCACCGCATTGTCCTGGAAGCTAGAAAAAACGGTTTAATTATCAGACCGCTGGACAATGTTATGGTACTCATGCCCATTCTTTCCATGAGCTTGACAGAACTTACACAGGTTTTAGACATTACTTACGCTGCAATTAAAAACGTTACAGAGGAGGAGACTCTTTGCTAAAGATGGGGGGGGGGAGACAGAGGGACGTTTCGTCTGTCTTATTGAGACAAAGGGACGTTTCGCTTGTCTTAGAAGGATGTGAAAGGACGTGGGAACGTTTGTTTTTCTTATATTAAACTTTCCATGATATCTTTGCTCCTCGTCTGGCCCCCCACACAAGACACATGAAACGTCCCCATGTCTTACCATGTCTATCTTTACGAGTGGCTTATACTGTGGTAATATACAGGCAGTTTTAAATAAAAGGTTTCCGGTCGCAGACACCCGGATTAACAAAACAAGGAGGCGGTTTTTTTGCGCTTATTTCCCATTTTAATGGCTATGTTTGTCACTATCTTGCTGGTTTCAAACACTGTGGCGGTTAAAATAACCCATGTTGGACCTTTTTATTTTGACGGCGCTACAATTCTTTTTCCAATAGCTTATATATTTGGAGACATATTGACTGAGGTATATGGATATAAGCGTAGCAGAATTGTTGTCTGGACCGGGTTTTTAGCCTGCATGATTATGTCATTGATTTACTGGCTGGTTGGCATACTGCCTGCCGCCAGCGATTGGTATCAACAAGATGCCTATATGGCAATTTTAGGTCAAACACCAAGGATAGTAGTTGCGAGTTTGATTGCCTACCTGTGCGGTGAATTTATTAATGCCTTTATACTGGCTAAAATGAAAATCGCCACCAAAGGGCGGTTTCTCTGGACCAGAACTATTGGCTCCACAATGGTGGGCCAGGGGGTAGACACAGTCTTATTTGTGATCATAGCTTTTTCAGGAATTATACCGGCCAACCTTTTAATGTATATGATTATATCAAATTACGTATTTAAGACAGCTTTTGAAATTTTGGCCACTCCCCTTACCTATGCCGTAGTCGGGTTTGTTAAAAAAGTAGATTCCGTAGATTATTACGACGATGATACTGACTTCAGTCCATTCAGAGTCTCCTTTAAAGACTTGGCATGAACCTCCTCAGAAACAATACCGGAGGCTACTTATTGCAAGGTTTCTATCCATTAAAAGCTGCCTTGCTATTCACCGATACATTACGCCGCCTTTTCCGGCGTTAAATTTTTGACCATGTATACACAAGCATTT from Desulfoscipio gibsoniae DSM 7213 encodes:
- a CDS encoding Ig-like domain-containing protein, coding for MISLKKICITLVVALLFLVPAQYADAAIDASTLKKLFDQVDNESKWRTSSNKPDGYEITYTDGYVMRAYLLMYQSTGDKQYLNKFISFADSVLARRDNVVGKTDFRGLRLPGWSSNHFDPKQNMHYAMATGIIATPLAQFATVVKSDPALANYKTKANIYVQAAKDAMAIHDKPSNSQYIYSDNNWIEDSNTLYLRRPVNMNVAYGSALLAIYEATGDKAYYDKGKKIANYFKPLLTVNPSTSGYYWKYFPGHSSYGNVIEDLSHSTLGAEFAYLAYKNGIYNSTDMQRLANTANKTLAKSNGSVANRLDGSGVSTQPGLYLHWLWFEPWAPSILDKAYNIVKSRTSTYPMELTGIAMLNYFNSHGDVPAPGPDPEPDPDPEPTPPTDTQRPVVKINAPASGGQLNGTAVFQVSASDNVGVDNLVLGYGPSANGPWTEVKGASELKSGTDASGNWQLSWDVSGLKDGTYYVLARATDAAGNMGFSTPFSYEVKNTVPDTQRPVVKITAPASGAQLNGTAVFQVTASDNVGVDNLVLGYGPSANGPWTEVKGTSELKSGTDASGNWQLSWDVSGLKDGTYYVLARATDAAGNMGFSTPFSYEVKNTVPDTQRPVVKITAPASGAQLNGTAVFQVTASDNVGVDNLVLGYGPSANGPWTEVKGASELKSGTDASGNWQLNWDVSGLKDGTYYVLAKAIDAAGNMGFSAPLTYEVKNQAQAPAPAGNLIENGDFSAGLQGWLNKNNSAKISRDSSGNPALTNTFNYDFFQEINLQPGNYKLNARTYAGTSQKAAMIVIMFYHRDGSHTTDYVFKHQHTGKGWQSINEMNIKVPATVVKARIFLTVESGDNGYHHFDDVTLTAVK
- a CDS encoding LysM peptidoglycan-binding domain-containing protein, with protein sequence MNLLPHTTYQINAQTKKGTAEGPARIVFTFHDINGNKLLQYYDIRHTHAGTGWEDIAQQYIAIPDKAAITKIHLLTNDPKGYHCFDNIVIIRNSAIGDRKNMQVDQNELLTNGDFELGLFGWIGESSLINEEENNKFLRNGYNWSLYQQLEVEPEKTYVIRAKTRTPDNQVPTRIKVIFLDDQGLRIPEFYNIVRFHTNNEWNDVTEVIRIPAGIHQARIYLLANDDSSSVACDFDDISMKLATDEELKDLTQTQTENSRGYLDNHTEYVVKAGDTASAIAEQFGVNLDTLIDENNIIDPNRLEVGQILYIPVN
- a CDS encoding lipopolysaccharide biosynthesis protein; the encoded protein is MRSRKALYNTVASLALQILTIICGFIIPRLIIGSFGSSVNGLVYSIKQFLGYITLLEFGVGGVVRAALYKPLANNNSDSVSAIVKATENFFKIIALIFIGYSLLVAGLFPFLVGNDFEWLFTFILVLIIGASTFVQYYFGITYQVLLQADQKRYIASMLQIFTTIINTVLVIILVEIGAGIHIVMLGSAIILIIRPVMLNIYVKRKYKIISNCAADNMAIKQRWDGLGHHLAFFLHTHADVVVLTLFTNIKEVSVYSVYYMVVSGIEKIMTTFSSGLEAGFGNIIAKNETVALDKNFRLYEFISFVVTTILFTSVGLLVLPFVSVYISGISDVNYYRPAFAYILTLAEAIYCIRLPYHVVTLAAGHFKQTRNGAFVEAFINIILSVALVILYGLIGVAIATLCAMLFRTIQYVMYLSKHILHRSMWQFANRCIVNILAVIITVTLAKFLPDMVIDNYVKWCIYACEITFIAVTVTLVINTMFYPQDLKNLLAVAGRLRKQEPKD
- a CDS encoding glycosyltransferase family 2 protein, giving the protein MEESLISVVIPTYKRPPPMVKRALESVINQSYKNIEIIVVDDSPADFAERGAVEATIKSLNDRRVSYIKHEQNMGGCAARNTGIEASRGKFIAFLDDDDEWLPEKLHKQMAKMTGPSIGIVYCGYKIFDATTQTTRLIPGQNLVGSVFDDLILSNFIGSTSFVLVRRECFEECGLFDTAMRSSQDHDMWLRISLKYQVNFVDEPLVIYYAHDGERISTNPESKLQGIQAINKKYEDYLNTHRKAKSVRLMMLTPFYLLLGDRRKTIAIYWQSVKLAPFAVKRNLAYLKYIAKFFFSVKH
- the bioF gene encoding 8-amino-7-oxononanoate synthase, with amino-acid sequence MEFIKEELTSLKQYGIYRDLKTMVESQAPRTMVNGKKCILLSSNNYLGLTEHPDLITAARNAISIWGTGAGGSRLISGNFRIHEELEETIAHFKNTESAIVFNSGYMANMGTITALAGKEDIIFSDELNHASIIDGCRLSRAKTRIYPHKNTGVLEKLLQKSTGYRRRLIVTDGVFSMDGDLAPLPRLVDLAEKYNAVLMVDDAHATGVLGRRGAGSAEHFGLEGKITIQMGTLSKAIGSTGGYVAGSHDLINYLRNKARSFIFSTALPPSVIATGLEAFRVLQKYPRIRENLHNNAFYLRTGLTQMGFTILSEESPIIPVLIGDANKTIQMAQLLFSLGVFTPGIRPPTVPPGTSRVRVTVMATHTREELDTALHAFAQAGQTLGVI
- the bioD gene encoding dethiobiotin synthase gives rise to the protein MHGFFITGTDTGVGKTAITAGLAANLRQRGLNVGVMKPLQTGSQKAEQGWISIDALYSMQVAGITDPMELVSPYCLEPPMAPRLAAEISGINIELEKISRAYRELCNRHEFMLVEGAGGIMVPITGRFLMADLAKLLDLPVLIVARPGLGTVNHTLLTVEYAKSSGLRVAGIIINDFKQSEAGTVEKTNPDLIEELAQVPIVGIIPHDNDLDVDTYNPGQVTKLVGEGINWKKFISLLTN
- the bioA gene encoding adenosylmethionine--8-amino-7-oxononanoate transaminase; the protein is MKNYKPEQLERWDKQYVWHPFTQMRQWQKERPLIIEKGEGSYLYDVEGNKYLDGISSLWVTVHGHRKREINQAIIEQLDKLAHSTMLGQANITSTLLARKLVEITPEGLNKVFYSESGSTAVEIGLKIAYQYWQQQGEEKDKDKRKFVSLVNAYHGDTIGSVSVGGIDLFHKIFASLLFETISAPSPYCYRCPLNLSKENCSMECVNEMESLLDRHHHEIAGVVIEPVVQGAAGMLVAPDGYLAKVRELCNRYNVLLIADEVAVGFGRTGKMFACAHENVSPDIICLAKGITGGYLPLAATMTTNEIYNAFLGEVYECKTFYHGHTYTGNPVACAAALANLELFEKDKLIETLQGKVTLFTEGLKRFKELQHVGDVRQKGLMAGIEIVENTATKEPFPVKYNIPHRIVLEARKNGLIIRPLDNVMVLMPILSMSLTELTQVLDITYAAIKNVTEEETLC
- a CDS encoding queuosine precursor transporter, whose amino-acid sequence is MRLFPILMAMFVTILLVSNTVAVKITHVGPFYFDGATILFPIAYIFGDILTEVYGYKRSRIVVWTGFLACMIMSLIYWLVGILPAASDWYQQDAYMAILGQTPRIVVASLIAYLCGEFINAFILAKMKIATKGRFLWTRTIGSTMVGQGVDTVLFVIIAFSGIIPANLLMYMIISNYVFKTAFEILATPLTYAVVGFVKKVDSVDYYDDDTDFSPFRVSFKDLA